A window from Triticum aestivum cultivar Chinese Spring chromosome 6D, IWGSC CS RefSeq v2.1, whole genome shotgun sequence encodes these proteins:
- the LOC123145828 gene encoding uncharacterized protein isoform X1, which yields MAGPSPSPAMAAAAAATPARAWWRPEIPATAAAAAGSCFFRAGGKRFSTGLQMTGRASSILPHVKSGEAAEGSPNADADTATATAPVVDEETLRNDLETAIEEEDYGRAAKLRDELRHLREDGRSSLLAANARFYDAFRDGDLAAMHAVWAKGEHVYVVHPSAGRISGYETVMRSWEMVCDADHEFPLRFDLQDVEVHVKGDIGYVTCLEMVKTRGSGGSWGKQLATNVFEKVAGEWLMCVHHASHLDDDDE from the exons ATGGCAGGACCTAGCCCATCCCcagctatggcggcggcggcggcggccacgccGGCGAGGGCCTGGTGGCGGCCGGAAATCCCCGCGACCGCCGCAGCCGCTGCTGGCAGCTGCTTCTTCCGTGCCGGAGGAAAGCGCTT CAGTACAGGACTTCAAATGACAGGCAGAGCCAGCAGCATCCTCCCTCACGTCAAGAGCGGGGAGGCAGCGGAAGGGAGCCCCAACGCCGACGCCGACACCGCCACTGCGACCGCCCCCGTTGTCGACGAGGAGACCCTCCGCAATGACCTGGAGACGGCGATCGAGGAGGAGGACTACGGGCGCGCTGCCAAGCTCCGGGATGAGCTCCGACACCTGCGAGAGGACGGGCGGTCGTCGTTGCTGGCGGCGAACGCGCGGTTCTACGACGCGTTTCGGGACGGTGACCTGGCGGCGATGCACGCGGTGTGGGCGAAGGGGGAGCACGTGTACGTGGTGCACCCGTCGGCAGGGCGCATCTCCGGCTACGAGACGGTGATGCGGAGCTGGGAGATGGTGTGCGACGCCGACCACGAGTTCCCGCTGCGGTTCGACCTGCAGGACGTGGAGGTGCACGTCAAGGGGGATATTGGGTACGTGACCTGCCTGGAGATGGTGAAGACGAGGGGCAGCGGCGGCAGCTGGGGCAAGCAGCTCGCCACCAACGTCTTCGAGAAGGTCGCCGGCGAGTGGCTCATGTGCGTCCACCACGCCTCCCatctcgacgacgacgacgaatga
- the LOC123145828 gene encoding uncharacterized protein isoform X2 — translation MAGPSPSPAMAAAAAATPARAWWRPEIPATAAAAAGSCFFRAGGKRFTGLQMTGRASSILPHVKSGEAAEGSPNADADTATATAPVVDEETLRNDLETAIEEEDYGRAAKLRDELRHLREDGRSSLLAANARFYDAFRDGDLAAMHAVWAKGEHVYVVHPSAGRISGYETVMRSWEMVCDADHEFPLRFDLQDVEVHVKGDIGYVTCLEMVKTRGSGGSWGKQLATNVFEKVAGEWLMCVHHASHLDDDDE, via the exons ATGGCAGGACCTAGCCCATCCCcagctatggcggcggcggcggcggccacgccGGCGAGGGCCTGGTGGCGGCCGGAAATCCCCGCGACCGCCGCAGCCGCTGCTGGCAGCTGCTTCTTCCGTGCCGGAGGAAAGCGCTT TACAGGACTTCAAATGACAGGCAGAGCCAGCAGCATCCTCCCTCACGTCAAGAGCGGGGAGGCAGCGGAAGGGAGCCCCAACGCCGACGCCGACACCGCCACTGCGACCGCCCCCGTTGTCGACGAGGAGACCCTCCGCAATGACCTGGAGACGGCGATCGAGGAGGAGGACTACGGGCGCGCTGCCAAGCTCCGGGATGAGCTCCGACACCTGCGAGAGGACGGGCGGTCGTCGTTGCTGGCGGCGAACGCGCGGTTCTACGACGCGTTTCGGGACGGTGACCTGGCGGCGATGCACGCGGTGTGGGCGAAGGGGGAGCACGTGTACGTGGTGCACCCGTCGGCAGGGCGCATCTCCGGCTACGAGACGGTGATGCGGAGCTGGGAGATGGTGTGCGACGCCGACCACGAGTTCCCGCTGCGGTTCGACCTGCAGGACGTGGAGGTGCACGTCAAGGGGGATATTGGGTACGTGACCTGCCTGGAGATGGTGAAGACGAGGGGCAGCGGCGGCAGCTGGGGCAAGCAGCTCGCCACCAACGTCTTCGAGAAGGTCGCCGGCGAGTGGCTCATGTGCGTCCACCACGCCTCCCatctcgacgacgacgacgaatga